In a single window of the Terriglobus roseus genome:
- the lexA gene encoding transcriptional repressor LexA, translating into MAITRRQKEVLDFLSGFTQRKGYSPSYEEIAAGLGLSSLATVHKHITNLHNKGMLQRSHNRSRSIDVLAPRSARRNSDRLPLMGRIAAGQPVEAIESAESISLSEIIGNREVFALEVRGDSMRDEHIVSGDYVLVERTNTAREGEIIVALVDGSDATLKRYYKEGNLIRLQPSNSEMAPIFAPADRVAIQGKVLGML; encoded by the coding sequence ATGGCGATCACGCGTCGACAAAAGGAAGTCCTCGACTTCCTCTCGGGTTTTACCCAGCGGAAGGGCTACTCACCTTCCTACGAAGAAATCGCTGCAGGTCTCGGCCTCAGTTCGCTGGCGACCGTGCACAAACACATCACGAATCTGCACAACAAGGGCATGCTGCAGCGGTCGCATAACCGATCGCGCTCCATCGATGTCCTGGCGCCGCGCAGTGCTCGCAGGAACAGCGACCGTCTCCCCCTGATGGGTCGCATCGCCGCCGGACAGCCCGTGGAAGCCATTGAGAGTGCGGAAAGCATCTCGCTCTCGGAGATCATTGGGAATCGCGAGGTGTTTGCGCTTGAAGTCCGCGGCGACAGCATGCGCGACGAACACATTGTGAGTGGCGACTACGTTCTGGTGGAGCGCACAAACACTGCACGCGAGGGCGAGATCATCGTGGCACTTGTGGACGGTTCCGACGCAACATTGAAGCGCTACTACAAGGAAGGTAACCTCATCCGGCTGCAGCCCTCCAACAGCGAGATGGCACCCATCTTCGCACCGGCTGACCGCGTTGCCATCCAGGGCAAGGTACTCGGTATGCT
- a CDS encoding response regulator transcription factor produces MVAEDDFALSMFLQKGLELEGHAVQCIGDGATALQLIQEEDAPDLLVLDLGLPRLDGVDVLRALQGKVPNMSILILTGRSHLSLKIECLNLGADDYVIKPFSLYELLARCRALARRRVGVGTGVLQFAGLRMDRILRSVTFGLQQVDLTAKEFTLLEYLLQKKGRAVSRRELLEEVWHMSPDAGTNVVDVYVNYLRRKMAVAGSTDMIETVRGEGYGIGVKKELVRDGIKRASAPVGSTALAGAA; encoded by the coding sequence ATGGTTGCTGAAGACGACTTCGCCTTATCGATGTTCCTTCAAAAGGGACTTGAGCTGGAAGGCCATGCGGTGCAATGCATCGGGGATGGCGCGACAGCACTTCAATTGATCCAAGAGGAGGATGCCCCAGACCTGCTGGTACTGGATCTGGGTCTGCCACGCTTGGATGGCGTGGACGTATTACGGGCCTTGCAGGGCAAGGTGCCGAACATGTCCATCCTGATCCTGACCGGACGTTCGCACCTGTCACTAAAGATTGAATGCCTCAATCTTGGCGCGGACGATTACGTGATCAAGCCGTTCTCGCTGTACGAGCTTTTGGCGCGCTGCAGGGCGCTTGCACGACGTCGCGTAGGCGTCGGGACCGGCGTGCTGCAATTTGCAGGCTTGCGTATGGACCGCATCCTGCGCTCGGTGACGTTCGGTCTGCAGCAGGTAGACCTGACGGCGAAGGAGTTCACGCTACTGGAATACCTGCTGCAGAAGAAGGGCCGCGCCGTGTCTCGTCGCGAGCTGCTGGAAGAGGTGTGGCATATGTCCCCGGATGCCGGGACCAACGTGGTGGACGTATATGTGAACTATCTGCGACGCAAGATGGCCGTGGCGGGGTCGACGGACATGATTGAGACCGTCCGCGGTGAAGGTTATGGCATTGGCGTGAAAAAGGAGTTGGTGAGAGATGGTATAAAGCGAGCTTCCGCACCCGTTGGCTCCACCGCGTTAGCAGGCGCAGCATGA
- a CDS encoding sigma-54-dependent transcriptional regulator, producing the protein MSTAVSVPMQQRSVVLVTPDADLRHRLTARLSSLRWNVLSAAGGAEAMVHLGGGTPEAMIVDHWLPDLDAAEFTAYAAALCPGTDMLQMDGSAASAGSRSSRRNELLHALREAQQESHETAALPIAAVSPTPFDGAAWLHAPVSIPSATPVGTVSSRWLVDPFIPPVTERPAAVPMEVRMHLPEMVGNAPQMLELARLVRMVAPHMASVLIQGETGTGKELVAKAVHRLSHRANKPFVVLNCAAIPEHLLEAELFGHTRGAFTGAVTSRTGRIEAAHGGTLFLDEIGEMPLPLQAKMLRFLENGEIQKVGDNDTVRVDVRIVAATHQPLEQNADDKVFRLDLYHRLAVFPVDVPTLRDRTEDIPMLTEYFLRKFGESAPRRSILPKAIDALMDYQWPGNVRELAHMLQRAIILCGEDEIRPEHFRIRSAFA; encoded by the coding sequence ATGAGTACGGCCGTATCGGTCCCGATGCAACAACGCAGCGTGGTTCTGGTAACGCCGGATGCCGATCTTCGACACAGATTAACGGCGAGACTGTCCAGTCTTCGGTGGAACGTGTTGTCTGCGGCTGGTGGCGCTGAGGCGATGGTGCATCTGGGAGGCGGAACTCCAGAGGCAATGATTGTCGACCACTGGCTCCCTGACCTGGATGCGGCAGAATTCACTGCGTATGCCGCAGCCTTATGTCCAGGCACGGACATGCTGCAGATGGATGGCAGTGCCGCATCCGCAGGAAGCAGAAGCTCGCGCAGAAACGAACTTCTGCACGCCTTACGGGAGGCTCAACAGGAGAGCCACGAGACCGCGGCGTTGCCCATCGCCGCGGTCTCTCCGACACCATTCGATGGAGCTGCCTGGCTGCACGCACCCGTGTCCATTCCTTCCGCTACGCCGGTGGGTACGGTGTCTTCGCGCTGGCTGGTTGATCCATTCATTCCTCCGGTGACGGAACGGCCTGCGGCGGTTCCGATGGAGGTCCGTATGCACCTTCCGGAGATGGTCGGTAACGCTCCGCAGATGTTGGAACTCGCCCGATTGGTTCGCATGGTGGCGCCGCACATGGCGAGTGTCCTGATCCAGGGCGAGACGGGCACTGGTAAGGAACTGGTGGCGAAGGCAGTTCATCGATTGAGCCATCGTGCGAACAAGCCTTTCGTCGTACTCAACTGCGCGGCGATACCGGAACATCTACTGGAGGCGGAATTGTTCGGTCACACGCGGGGAGCCTTTACCGGCGCCGTCACGTCACGCACCGGCCGTATCGAAGCTGCGCATGGTGGCACGCTCTTTCTGGATGAGATCGGCGAGATGCCACTGCCGCTGCAGGCGAAGATGCTGCGCTTTCTGGAGAACGGAGAAATCCAGAAGGTGGGGGACAACGATACGGTACGTGTGGATGTGCGTATCGTCGCGGCGACACATCAGCCGCTGGAGCAGAACGCCGATGACAAAGTCTTCCGTCTGGACCTCTATCATCGTCTCGCTGTCTTTCCAGTGGATGTGCCAACGTTGCGTGATCGGACGGAAGACATTCCGATGCTGACGGAATACTTCCTGCGAAAGTTTGGTGAGAGTGCTCCGCGGCGCTCGATTCTGCCAAAGGCTATCGACGCGCTGATGGATTACCAATGGCCGGGCAACGTTCGCGAGCTTGCTCACATGCTGCAACGGGCCATCATCCTCTGCGGTGAAGACGAAATACGGCCAGAGCATTTCCGCATTCGCAGCGCGTTCGCTTAG
- the flgK gene encoding flagellar hook-associated protein FlgK: protein MLEMPTASAIERYLSLNTQQMKLTAANMANQNTDGYTRRTVSWGSGDTVSVGGAVSSTGVTATIVAQRDRVLLRSVQTATEADSASSARVAALNNLQALFAIGATGEDASGIGAAVSDFFNAATSLSATPNDGAARQSMLTAAQTLASVMNQTAAQITSQSSAMNQTIADSVTQVNTLAATVAALNKQISGLGTGEVSDALVDQRDLAVTHLAKLMDVNSIRNGDGSVSLALSNGIPLVNGSTALPLTTGTVNDSTQIFASSAAGGADVTAAIHGGSIGGSLQVRDSDIPAVMAQLDTLAGTLASAVNAQNILGTDAVGNTGGPIFSGSTAATLTVVATDANAIAASPDGSNAAAIGALQDTALMGGGTFAGAFSTMLSGLGTTAADATTGRAADAAVLTQTTTQMDAISGVSLDTEAANLTQFQRSYEAAAKVMSIVNELMAQAINLGTPTAVS from the coding sequence ATGTTGGAGATGCCTACAGCGAGCGCGATCGAGCGTTATCTGTCGCTGAACACGCAGCAGATGAAGCTGACCGCAGCGAACATGGCGAATCAGAACACGGACGGCTACACACGCCGCACGGTGAGCTGGGGGAGTGGTGACACTGTCAGCGTAGGAGGAGCGGTGTCCTCCACCGGTGTGACGGCAACGATTGTCGCGCAGCGTGATCGTGTGTTGCTGCGTTCCGTGCAGACAGCCACCGAAGCGGACAGCGCCAGCAGCGCACGTGTGGCGGCACTGAATAACTTGCAGGCGCTGTTTGCGATTGGCGCGACAGGTGAAGACGCGTCGGGAATTGGTGCGGCTGTCAGCGACTTCTTCAATGCAGCCACTTCGCTATCGGCAACTCCAAACGACGGTGCGGCGCGGCAGAGTATGTTGACGGCGGCGCAGACCCTTGCGTCGGTAATGAACCAAACTGCGGCCCAAATCACATCGCAGAGTTCGGCGATGAACCAGACGATTGCGGACTCTGTCACGCAGGTGAACACACTGGCCGCAACGGTGGCTGCGCTGAATAAGCAGATCAGCGGGCTCGGCACGGGCGAGGTGTCGGATGCTTTGGTCGACCAGCGTGACCTTGCCGTAACTCACCTTGCAAAGCTGATGGATGTGAACAGCATTCGCAACGGCGATGGGAGCGTGAGTCTGGCGTTATCAAACGGCATACCTCTCGTGAACGGTTCGACCGCGCTGCCGCTAACCACTGGTACGGTGAACGACAGTACGCAGATCTTTGCTTCGTCTGCGGCCGGAGGAGCGGATGTTACTGCCGCGATTCACGGTGGCAGCATCGGTGGATCGCTGCAGGTGCGAGACAGCGATATACCCGCGGTCATGGCGCAACTGGATACTCTGGCCGGCACCCTTGCTTCTGCCGTGAATGCTCAAAATATTTTAGGTACGGATGCTGTGGGGAATACCGGGGGACCGATCTTCAGCGGATCCACGGCAGCGACACTGACGGTTGTCGCGACAGACGCAAATGCGATTGCCGCGTCGCCCGATGGCAGTAACGCGGCAGCCATTGGGGCTCTGCAGGACACTGCCTTGATGGGTGGCGGAACCTTCGCCGGTGCCTTTTCGACGATGCTGAGCGGTCTTGGAACGACTGCTGCAGATGCCACGACCGGCAGGGCTGCGGATGCGGCGGTCTTGACGCAGACAACGACGCAGATGGATGCGATCTCAGGAGTCTCTCTGGATACCGAGGCGGCGAATCTGACGCAGTTCCAGCGCTCATACGAAGCTGCGGCGAAGGTGATGTCGATTGTGAATGAACTGATGGCGCAGGCGATCAACCTGGGCACACCGACCGCGGTTTCGTAA
- a CDS encoding flagellin, protein MLSSTASLQSLIASLNAMNERQTKITNEMSSGVRMTALSDDADAAGQAVLMAATLRGNDSFVATATTVGNRMQAADTALSSVVSQLTSAITTAVGALSDVTSATARATDAHQLAAIRDSILSLANSSYAGSYLFSGSGTAVPFAEDASGAVSYVGDAQTSSVTLSGGGKLQSSLAGASVFMAASASVFSALNDAIAALQPGSTADAATVTGNLRASLDNVSLQRAMLDTAQNRLSSESSYVTSQSTNLTADQSTLLSADTVALATELSAVTTQRSALLSTIGIVQKGSLFDYL, encoded by the coding sequence ATGTTGAGCAGCACTGCGTCGTTACAGTCCTTGATCGCCTCCTTGAATGCCATGAATGAGAGGCAGACGAAGATCACGAATGAGATGTCATCGGGCGTACGTATGACCGCATTGAGTGATGATGCGGACGCTGCGGGGCAGGCCGTCCTGATGGCCGCAACGCTCCGAGGGAACGATTCGTTTGTTGCCACGGCAACGACTGTTGGTAACCGGATGCAGGCCGCGGATACGGCGCTGAGTTCTGTCGTGAGTCAGTTGACCTCGGCCATCACCACCGCCGTCGGCGCCCTCTCCGACGTGACCTCTGCAACCGCCAGGGCAACGGATGCGCATCAGCTTGCCGCTATCCGCGACAGCATCCTGTCATTGGCGAACAGTAGCTATGCTGGCAGCTACCTCTTCAGCGGCAGTGGCACCGCTGTGCCTTTTGCAGAAGATGCGAGTGGCGCAGTGTCCTATGTGGGTGATGCGCAGACATCTTCGGTCACTCTAAGCGGCGGTGGCAAGCTGCAGAGTTCGCTTGCGGGGGCTTCGGTCTTCATGGCCGCGAGCGCGTCGGTCTTCAGCGCTTTGAATGACGCGATTGCTGCTCTGCAACCGGGCAGTACTGCGGATGCTGCGACGGTTACGGGTAATCTGAGAGCCTCGCTCGATAATGTTTCGTTGCAGCGTGCCATGCTGGACACTGCGCAGAATCGACTCTCGAGCGAGAGCAGCTATGTGACTTCGCAGAGCACCAACCTCACGGCGGACCAGAGCACGCTCCTGTCAGCCGATACGGTTGCTCTGGCCACCGAACTTTCGGCGGTGACGACACAGAGGTCGGCGCTGCTGAGCACCATCGGCATCGTGCAGAAGGGCAGCTTGTTCGATTACCTGTAA
- a CDS encoding endo-1,4-beta-xylanase encodes MAGAAMLSGCSHGPQTSTHPLPGIDVTGKASLREHAANARLLFGFAVNTAQLRSNRSYRAIVEQQASIIVPENAMKWRALRPSMDRYDFEDADSLLTFAEKNRIKLRGHNLCWHQSLPDWFAASANAADAHRLLVDHIRTVAGRYAGRMHSWDVVNEAINTRDGRADGLRNSPWLRLVGTDYIEIAFRSAREADPAALLTYNEYGLESASPDGAEKRAATLQMLRRLKQRNVPVDAIGIQSHLHAPSTQGAGPELLRFMASCREMGLEIFLSEMDVSDRDLSAAIDTRDRVVAEDYRGFLNTALQERRVTAVLTWGVDDASTSLNAEQPRKDRLAQRPLLFDSRYQAKPSFASVRDAFDARLGAAPARAAAPSTFRLPRL; translated from the coding sequence ATGGCGGGAGCAGCGATGCTCTCGGGCTGCAGCCACGGTCCACAGACCAGCACGCATCCTCTGCCGGGCATCGATGTGACGGGCAAAGCATCGTTGAGGGAACACGCGGCGAACGCAAGACTGCTGTTTGGCTTCGCGGTGAACACGGCACAGCTTCGCAGCAATCGCAGCTATCGCGCCATCGTCGAGCAGCAGGCATCGATAATCGTGCCGGAGAATGCGATGAAGTGGCGCGCCCTGCGGCCGTCTATGGATCGCTATGACTTCGAGGACGCGGACAGCTTGCTGACGTTTGCCGAGAAGAATCGCATCAAGCTGCGGGGCCACAATCTCTGCTGGCACCAGTCCCTGCCGGATTGGTTCGCCGCGAGCGCGAATGCGGCCGATGCGCACCGGTTATTGGTAGACCACATCCGCACAGTAGCGGGTCGGTACGCCGGCCGGATGCACTCGTGGGACGTGGTGAACGAGGCGATCAACACGCGCGATGGCCGTGCGGATGGTCTGCGTAACTCGCCCTGGTTGCGGCTCGTTGGGACTGACTATATCGAGATTGCCTTCCGCAGTGCTCGTGAGGCCGACCCGGCGGCCCTGCTTACCTATAACGAATATGGCCTGGAGTCTGCGTCGCCGGATGGTGCTGAGAAACGAGCTGCCACGCTTCAGATGTTGCGGCGATTGAAGCAGCGCAATGTCCCCGTCGATGCCATCGGCATCCAGTCGCACCTGCACGCGCCTTCGACTCAGGGCGCTGGCCCGGAACTGTTGCGGTTTATGGCCAGTTGCCGTGAGATGGGTCTGGAGATCTTCCTGTCAGAGATGGACGTGAGTGACCGCGATCTTTCCGCAGCTATCGACACGCGGGACAGGGTAGTCGCGGAGGATTATCGCGGCTTTCTGAACACCGCGCTACAGGAGCGAAGGGTAACCGCCGTCCTTACATGGGGAGTGGACGACGCAAGCACGTCGCTCAATGCGGAACAGCCACGGAAGGACCGCCTGGCGCAGCGGCCCCTGCTGTTTGACAGCAGGTATCAGGCAAAGCCTTCGTTTGCTTCAGTGCGAGATGCCTTCGATGCCCGGTTGGGGGCGGCGCCGGCACGGGCAGCGGCTCCTTCGACGTTTCGATTGCCCCGGCTGTAG
- the rpsO gene encoding 30S ribosomal protein S15, translated as MLATAKKNDIIEKYRTHDTDTGSPEVQIAILSERIGQLTDHFKTHKKDHGSRRGLLMLVSKRRSLLDYLKKNDSDRYRDVIGKLGIRK; from the coding sequence GTGTTGGCAACAGCGAAAAAGAACGACATCATTGAGAAGTATCGTACGCACGATACCGATACCGGCAGCCCTGAAGTACAGATTGCGATCCTCAGCGAGCGCATCGGTCAGCTCACCGACCACTTCAAGACCCACAAGAAGGACCACGGCTCGCGCCGCGGCCTGCTTATGCTTGTCTCCAAGCGCCGCAGCCTGCTGGACTACCTGAAGAAGAATGATTCCGACCGCTACCGCGATGTCATCGGTAAGCTCGGCATTCGTAAGTAG
- the pnp gene encoding polyribonucleotide nucleotidyltransferase, whose translation MKQEVSVELAGGKRITFETGRIAKQASGAAFTSCGDTVILATAVGAPEPKEGIDFFPLTVEYRETTYAGGRIPGGFIKREGRPSEKEILTSRQIDRPIRPLFPETYRNETQVVAFVYSADKENDPDAIAINAASCAIALSDVPFEGPIGAVRVGLVDGEFIVNPTYAERAVSKLNIMVAGTKDGIVMVESGAKEVSEDQVVDAIEFGHGQVKLICAAIMELVGLAGKPKRATKPLEVDTAYAESMKVQIGDRLIDAVDTQKYDKLTSYTKIKELKDELKKSLPEGSDAAASKKLGKYYDQLREEIFRIQVLKDRIRPDRRAFDQVRQIDIEVGILPRPHGSALFQRGETQAIVTATLGTGDDAQRMESYQGEEKRRFMLHYNFPPYSVGEVGRMTGTGRREIGHGALAYRAIEAVLPAESPYTLRVVSDITESNGSSSMASVCGASLALMHAGIPLKAAVAGIAMGLVKEGDDYAILTDIAGAEDHYGDMDFKVAGTREGITALQMDIKIMGITPQIMREALAQAKAARLFLLDKMDAVISGAREEKSRYAPQIKTLQIPTDKIRDLIGPGGKVIRSIIEATQVKIDVDDTGKVDVSSSDPDGLARALQMITDITAVPEIGKTYLGKVVRLAEFGAFVEIFPGTDGLLHVSEIAEHRVKEVKDELREGDTVLVKVLGIEGNRIKLSRKAVLKEQRAKLGLPDPEPQADDRGGDRPERGGDRDRGPRPPRPERTAPAPSEETITLEGGDDFEDDDEDDEDGDEEGDEPETTTEGGEAPAGGAPRPAGSGNKRRRRRGGRRGGPGAGGQAAGGAPTA comes from the coding sequence ATGAAGCAGGAAGTTTCCGTTGAACTTGCCGGTGGCAAGCGCATTACATTTGAGACTGGCCGCATTGCAAAGCAGGCCTCCGGCGCAGCATTTACCAGCTGCGGCGATACCGTCATCCTGGCTACGGCCGTTGGCGCACCCGAGCCCAAAGAAGGCATCGACTTTTTCCCGCTGACCGTCGAGTATCGCGAAACCACTTATGCCGGTGGCCGCATCCCCGGGGGCTTCATCAAGCGTGAAGGCCGCCCCAGCGAGAAGGAAATCCTAACCTCGCGTCAGATCGATCGCCCGATCCGTCCTCTGTTCCCCGAGACCTACCGCAACGAGACACAGGTGGTCGCGTTCGTGTATTCGGCCGACAAGGAAAACGATCCGGACGCGATTGCAATCAATGCTGCATCGTGCGCCATCGCACTGTCGGACGTTCCGTTTGAAGGCCCCATCGGCGCGGTTCGTGTTGGCCTGGTCGACGGTGAATTCATTGTGAACCCGACCTATGCTGAGCGTGCTGTCAGCAAGCTGAACATCATGGTTGCCGGTACCAAGGACGGCATCGTCATGGTCGAGTCCGGCGCGAAGGAAGTCAGCGAAGACCAGGTTGTGGACGCGATTGAGTTCGGTCATGGACAGGTCAAGCTGATCTGCGCAGCGATCATGGAGCTGGTTGGCCTCGCCGGCAAGCCTAAGCGCGCGACCAAGCCGCTGGAAGTCGACACCGCTTATGCCGAGAGCATGAAGGTACAGATCGGCGACCGTCTCATCGACGCTGTCGACACCCAGAAGTACGACAAGCTGACCAGCTACACCAAGATCAAGGAACTGAAGGACGAGCTGAAGAAGTCTCTGCCGGAAGGCAGCGACGCAGCCGCTTCCAAGAAGCTCGGCAAGTACTACGACCAACTGCGTGAAGAGATCTTCCGCATCCAGGTTCTGAAGGACCGCATTCGCCCGGATCGCCGGGCTTTCGACCAGGTTCGCCAGATCGATATCGAGGTTGGCATCCTGCCCCGTCCTCACGGATCTGCGCTCTTCCAGCGCGGTGAGACCCAGGCCATTGTGACGGCGACGCTGGGTACCGGCGACGACGCACAGCGCATGGAGTCGTACCAGGGTGAAGAGAAGCGCCGCTTCATGCTGCACTACAACTTCCCGCCGTATTCCGTTGGTGAGGTTGGACGTATGACCGGCACGGGCCGTCGTGAGATCGGTCACGGTGCGCTTGCGTATCGTGCGATCGAAGCGGTTCTGCCCGCTGAGTCGCCCTACACGCTGCGCGTGGTCTCGGACATCACGGAGTCCAACGGCTCGTCGTCGATGGCGTCGGTATGCGGAGCTTCGCTGGCACTGATGCATGCTGGTATTCCGCTGAAGGCAGCCGTTGCTGGTATCGCCATGGGCCTGGTGAAGGAAGGCGACGATTACGCCATCCTGACCGACATTGCCGGCGCGGAAGATCACTACGGCGACATGGACTTCAAGGTAGCCGGAACGCGCGAAGGCATTACCGCGCTGCAGATGGACATCAAGATCATGGGCATCACGCCGCAGATCATGCGTGAGGCACTGGCCCAGGCCAAGGCTGCTCGCCTGTTCCTGCTGGATAAGATGGACGCTGTGATCAGCGGTGCGCGTGAAGAGAAGTCACGCTACGCTCCGCAGATCAAGACGCTGCAGATCCCGACCGACAAGATCCGCGACCTGATCGGACCTGGCGGCAAGGTGATCCGTTCGATCATCGAGGCGACGCAGGTGAAAATCGATGTGGACGATACCGGCAAGGTGGATGTCTCGTCGAGCGATCCGGATGGCCTGGCACGCGCACTGCAGATGATCACGGACATCACGGCTGTTCCCGAGATCGGCAAGACGTACCTGGGCAAGGTAGTCCGCCTGGCAGAGTTCGGCGCGTTCGTCGAAATCTTCCCCGGTACGGACGGCCTGCTGCACGTCTCCGAGATCGCAGAGCACCGCGTGAAGGAAGTGAAGGACGAGCTGCGTGAGGGCGATACGGTTCTGGTCAAGGTGCTTGGCATCGAGGGCAACCGCATCAAGCTGAGCCGCAAGGCAGTTCTGAAGGAGCAGCGCGCCAAGCTTGGCCTGCCTGATCCCGAACCGCAGGCGGATGATCGCGGTGGTGATCGCCCGGAGCGTGGCGGCGACCGTGATCGTGGTCCCCGTCCTCCTCGCCCTGAACGTACGGCCCCGGCGCCGTCGGAAGAGACCATCACGCTTGAGGGCGGCGATGACTTCGAAGACGACGACGAGGATGATGAAGATGGCGACGAGGAAGGCGATGAGCCCGA